The following coding sequences lie in one Treponema sp. OMZ 790 genomic window:
- the nifJ gene encoding pyruvate:ferredoxin (flavodoxin) oxidoreductase, giving the protein MQKKTQTMTGNNAASYVAYAFTDVAAIYPITPSSDMAELVDSWAANGRKNIFGQTVLVSELESEAGAAGSMHGALSAGALASSFTASQGLLLMIPNMYKMSGELLPGVLHVSARALSAHALSIFGDHQDVMACRQTGFGMLASGSVQEIIDLGGIAHLAAIKGRVPFLHFFDGFRTSHELQNVELIDYEEFAKMLDWKALNDWRTTAMNPEHPFTKGTAQNPDVYFQASEASNKFYTDVVEIVADYMKQISALTGRTYRPFDYHGAPDAERVIIAMGSITETAEETVDYLVSKGEKVGLIKVRLYRPFSPKYLFDVMPKTVKKIAVLDRTKEKGALYEPLHLDILGAYIDVPNKPLIVGGRYGLASKDTTPSMVKAVFDNLKADAPKNNFTVGIEDDLTNLSLPVLEEIKTEPAGTIRCKFWGFGSDGTVGANKSAIKIIGDSTGMYAQAYFAYDSKKSGGVTISHLRFGKQPIKSTYLISDADFISCSKQSYVHQYDLLKGLKKGGTFLLNCLWSDEELEANLPGEMKRFIAKNEIKFYTINATGIAQDIGLGGRINMIMQSAFFKLAEIIPIEEAVDSLKKSIVRDYGKKGEDIVNMNYAAVEKGVASLHEVAVPAAWASAEDSAISNSHLPPYVRNVLIPINRQEGDALRVSTFKGVEDGRMPNCTSRYEKRGVAVEVPHWIKENCIQCNQCSFVCPHAVIRPFLLDEKEREAKPEGFETIKANGKGLEGLEYRMQVSVMDCTGCSNCANVCPAKNKALVMKPLAEEEAQAKNWDYAVDNVSTKHGLMDQFSVKGSQFKQPLLEFHGACAGCGETAYATLVTRLFGDRMMIANASGCSSIWGGSYPTAGFTYNEKGKGPTWASSLFEDNANYGYGMALGARKLREQAEDYMKKFIELNVGTDFTPLFKEWIENKKDVEANILTCDKIKALFDAHQPPRNTAVKNTDSADYLPVPESHTFKYNTGNIEADRLLEYIYKLKDFIVKKSVWSFGGDGWAYDIGYGGLDHTMASGEDFNILVFDTEVYSNTGGQSSKSTPTAAVAKFAAGGKRIRKKDLGAMLMTYGYVYVAQVAIGSNMSQFVKAIKEAESYDGPSIVICYAPCINHGLRSGMGRSVEQEKKAVEAGYWHLYRFDPRLKAEGKNPFQLDSKEPTGSFQDFINSEVRYTSLKKTFPDVAEVLFKHAEEDAKERYLRYKRMAE; this is encoded by the coding sequence ATGCAAAAGAAAACACAAACAATGACCGGTAACAATGCGGCTTCTTATGTAGCCTACGCCTTTACCGATGTAGCTGCCATTTATCCGATTACGCCCTCATCAGATATGGCCGAGCTCGTTGACTCATGGGCTGCCAACGGAAGAAAAAATATTTTCGGTCAAACCGTTCTTGTTTCGGAATTGGAATCCGAAGCAGGAGCTGCAGGATCAATGCACGGAGCCCTTTCTGCCGGAGCCTTAGCTTCAAGCTTTACAGCCAGTCAGGGGCTTTTACTTATGATACCCAATATGTACAAGATGTCCGGTGAACTTTTGCCGGGTGTTTTACATGTTTCGGCGAGAGCTCTTTCGGCTCACGCCCTTTCTATTTTCGGCGACCATCAAGACGTTATGGCTTGCCGCCAAACAGGTTTCGGTATGCTTGCCTCAGGCTCGGTTCAGGAAATCATCGACCTCGGCGGTATTGCTCACCTTGCAGCAATAAAGGGCCGAGTTCCCTTCCTCCACTTTTTTGACGGCTTTAGAACCAGCCATGAGCTTCAAAATGTCGAACTCATCGATTACGAAGAATTTGCAAAAATGCTTGACTGGAAGGCCTTAAACGATTGGCGTACCACAGCCATGAATCCCGAGCACCCCTTTACAAAGGGAACGGCTCAAAACCCCGATGTTTATTTTCAAGCCTCGGAAGCCTCCAACAAATTCTACACAGACGTTGTAGAAATAGTTGCAGACTATATGAAGCAGATTTCTGCCTTGACAGGAAGAACTTACCGCCCCTTCGACTATCACGGAGCACCCGATGCCGAACGAGTAATTATCGCCATGGGTTCTATCACCGAGACGGCCGAAGAAACGGTTGACTACCTTGTTTCTAAGGGAGAAAAGGTAGGTCTTATTAAGGTAAGACTTTACCGCCCCTTCTCGCCTAAATATCTTTTTGATGTAATGCCGAAGACGGTTAAAAAGATTGCCGTTCTTGACCGAACAAAGGAAAAAGGCGCTCTTTATGAACCCCTTCATTTGGATATACTCGGTGCTTACATTGATGTACCCAATAAGCCCTTAATCGTGGGCGGAAGGTACGGCTTGGCTTCTAAGGATACGACCCCCTCAATGGTAAAGGCCGTATTCGATAATCTTAAAGCCGATGCACCTAAAAATAACTTTACCGTAGGAATCGAAGACGATCTTACCAATTTAAGCCTTCCTGTTTTAGAGGAAATTAAAACCGAACCTGCCGGAACAATCAGATGTAAATTCTGGGGCTTCGGTTCTGACGGAACTGTCGGTGCAAATAAGAGCGCCATCAAGATTATCGGCGACAGCACGGGTATGTATGCCCAGGCCTATTTTGCCTATGACAGTAAAAAATCGGGAGGCGTAACAATTTCTCACCTCCGCTTTGGAAAGCAGCCGATAAAGTCAACATACCTTATAAGCGATGCCGACTTTATTTCTTGTTCAAAACAGTCCTATGTTCATCAATACGATTTATTGAAGGGCTTAAAAAAAGGCGGAACCTTCTTGCTTAACTGTCTCTGGTCGGATGAGGAGCTTGAAGCCAACCTCCCCGGTGAGATGAAACGCTTTATCGCAAAAAATGAAATTAAGTTTTATACCATAAACGCTACAGGTATTGCTCAGGATATCGGTCTCGGCGGAAGAATCAATATGATAATGCAGTCTGCATTCTTTAAACTTGCAGAAATTATTCCTATTGAAGAAGCCGTTGACAGTTTAAAAAAATCCATAGTAAGAGATTACGGTAAAAAGGGTGAAGACATCGTAAACATGAACTATGCGGCAGTAGAAAAGGGTGTCGCCTCTCTTCACGAGGTTGCCGTTCCTGCTGCTTGGGCAAGTGCAGAGGATTCTGCTATTTCAAATTCTCATCTTCCGCCCTATGTACGCAATGTCCTTATTCCTATCAACAGGCAGGAAGGCGATGCTCTAAGAGTGAGTACCTTTAAGGGTGTTGAAGACGGAAGAATGCCTAACTGTACAAGCCGATATGAAAAGCGAGGCGTTGCAGTTGAAGTTCCGCATTGGATAAAGGAAAACTGTATTCAGTGTAACCAGTGTTCATTCGTATGTCCTCACGCCGTAATCCGCCCCTTCCTTCTTGACGAAAAAGAAAGAGAGGCAAAACCTGAGGGCTTTGAGACAATAAAGGCCAACGGAAAGGGGCTTGAAGGTCTTGAGTACAGGATGCAGGTTTCGGTTATGGACTGCACCGGATGTTCGAACTGTGCAAATGTCTGTCCTGCAAAGAACAAGGCCCTCGTTATGAAGCCTCTGGCAGAGGAAGAAGCTCAGGCCAAAAACTGGGACTATGCAGTTGACAATGTTTCTACAAAGCACGGCCTCATGGATCAGTTCTCGGTTAAGGGAAGCCAATTCAAGCAGCCCCTCTTGGAATTCCACGGAGCTTGTGCAGGCTGCGGCGAAACAGCCTATGCAACCCTTGTTACCCGTCTTTTCGGAGACCGCATGATGATAGCAAATGCTTCAGGCTGTTCTTCAATATGGGGAGGTTCTTATCCCACTGCAGGCTTTACCTATAACGAAAAAGGTAAGGGGCCCACTTGGGCAAGCTCCCTTTTTGAAGACAATGCAAACTACGGCTACGGAATGGCCCTCGGTGCCCGCAAGCTGAGAGAACAAGCCGAAGACTATATGAAAAAATTTATCGAGCTCAATGTCGGAACCGATTTTACTCCGCTCTTTAAAGAATGGATCGAAAACAAAAAAGATGTTGAAGCCAATATTCTAACCTGCGATAAGATTAAGGCCCTCTTTGATGCTCATCAGCCGCCTAGGAATACGGCCGTAAAGAATACGGATTCAGCCGATTATCTTCCCGTTCCCGAAAGCCACACCTTCAAATATAATACGGGAAATATCGAGGCTGACAGGCTCTTGGAGTATATCTATAAGCTCAAAGACTTTATCGTCAAAAAGAGTGTATGGTCCTTCGGAGGAGACGGATGGGCCTACGATATCGGTTACGGCGGTCTTGATCACACCATGGCTTCGGGCGAAGACTTTAATATTCTCGTATTCGATACTGAAGTTTATTCCAATACGGGAGGTCAGTCCTCAAAGTCGACACCCACAGCGGCTGTTGCAAAATTTGCGGCAGGCGGAAAACGAATCCGCAAAAAGGATTTGGGTGCAATGCTTATGACCTACGGCTATGTCTATGTAGCTCAGGTTGCAATAGGTTCCAATATGAGCCAGTTTGTAAAGGCTATAAAAGAAGCCGAAAGCTATGACGGACCTTCTATCGTTATCTGTTACGCTCCCTGTATTAACCACGGACTCCGCTCCGGAATGGGAAGAAGCGTCGAACAGGAGAAAAAGGCTGTTGAGGCCGGCTATTGGCACCTATACCGCTTTGATCCCCGCTTAAAAGCCGAGGGCAAAAATCCCTTCCAGCTTGACAGCAAGGAACCGACAGGCTCATTCCAAGACTTCATCAACTCCGAAGTCCGCTACACCTCGCTTAAAAAGACCTTCCCCGATGTTGCGGAAGTCTTGTTCAAGCACGCAGAGGAAGACGCAAAGGAAAGGTATTTACGGTATAAGCGTATGGCCGAGTAA
- a CDS encoding RluA family pseudouridine synthase → MQNEVRILFEDNFFAVVLKNCGDNSQTFFKRVFGEKKYAEAVNRLDKPVSGLVLISFSPQMHTKLNNLFKEKSVKKEYWAVCKKREEAKTKSPAADSEISSKSLYKKEFCETYLEFNTKIQKGFVTESKQRGKKASLYWELAGIGDNYNFLRVFPETGRTHQIRIQLAHLGMPIKGDIKYGFERTEKSGGIRLHAYSLKFCHPQTQKQIEISALPPSPDKLWSACIEACLRAKELDE, encoded by the coding sequence ATGCAAAATGAAGTGAGAATTTTATTTGAGGATAATTTTTTTGCCGTGGTTTTAAAAAACTGCGGAGACAATTCCCAGACTTTTTTTAAAAGAGTCTTTGGCGAAAAAAAATATGCCGAGGCCGTAAACCGATTGGATAAGCCTGTAAGCGGCTTGGTTCTAATTTCTTTTTCTCCTCAAATGCATACAAAATTGAATAATCTTTTTAAAGAAAAAAGTGTAAAAAAAGAATACTGGGCAGTTTGCAAAAAAAGAGAAGAAGCCAAAACTAAATCCCCCGCAGCCGATTCTGAAATAAGCTCTAAGTCTTTGTACAAAAAAGAATTTTGCGAAACCTATCTTGAGTTTAACACCAAAATACAAAAGGGCTTTGTAACCGAATCAAAACAAAGAGGAAAAAAAGCCTCGCTTTATTGGGAGCTTGCAGGCATAGGCGATAACTATAATTTTTTACGCGTGTTTCCCGAAACAGGCCGCACCCATCAAATCCGCATTCAGCTCGCCCATTTGGGAATGCCCATAAAGGGTGACATCAAATACGGCTTTGAGCGCACCGAAAAATCGGGCGGAATAAGACTCCATGCCTACTCCCTAAAATTCTGCCATCCTCAAACCCAAAAGCAAATAGAAATTTCAGCCCTTCCGCCCTCTCCCGATAAGTTGTGGTCGGCCTGCATTGAAGCATGTTTGAGGGCAAAAGAGCTTGATGAATAG
- a CDS encoding glycine C-acetyltransferase: protein MSNIHDMEFLQKKVQELKEQGLYKELVTLEGPSDAECVINGKKVINLSSNNYLGFANHPRLKKAAIEAIEKYGAGAGAVRPIIGNMKIHDDLEKLLAEFKREEAVLAFQSGFNCNAGVIQALTDKGDLIISDQLNHASIIDGTRLSKADKAVFQHSDMADLERVLKEKRNSYNNVLIITDGVFSMDGDIAKLPEIVALAEKYNCLTYVDDAHSSGVLGESGRGTVDHFKLHGRVDVAMGTLSKAIGVVGGYVAGKKVTIDWLKNRGRPFLFSTGLPPAAVGAAIEAVKMLMESTEHTDKLWANAKHFKEGLGKLGYNIGRSETPITPIIIGDEAKTLEFSKKLFENGMFSGPIVFPTVPKGTGRVRCMVTAGHTTEQLDRAVKICEKVGKEMGIL from the coding sequence ATGTCGAATATCCATGATATGGAATTTTTACAAAAAAAAGTTCAAGAATTAAAAGAGCAGGGTTTATACAAGGAGCTTGTTACTCTTGAAGGACCGAGCGATGCGGAATGTGTTATTAACGGAAAAAAAGTTATTAACCTTTCATCCAACAACTACCTGGGCTTTGCCAATCATCCTCGCCTTAAAAAGGCCGCTATCGAAGCAATCGAAAAATACGGAGCCGGAGCCGGAGCCGTACGCCCCATCATCGGTAACATGAAGATTCATGACGACTTGGAAAAACTCTTAGCCGAATTTAAAAGAGAAGAAGCCGTTTTAGCCTTCCAATCAGGTTTTAACTGTAATGCGGGCGTTATTCAGGCCCTTACAGATAAGGGAGACTTAATTATCTCCGATCAGCTTAACCACGCTTCAATCATCGACGGTACCCGCCTTTCAAAGGCCGATAAGGCTGTTTTCCAGCACTCGGATATGGCTGACCTTGAAAGAGTTTTAAAAGAAAAAAGAAACAGCTACAACAATGTTTTGATTATAACCGACGGTGTTTTCTCTATGGACGGAGATATCGCCAAGCTCCCCGAAATTGTTGCTCTTGCAGAAAAATATAATTGTCTAACCTATGTTGACGATGCTCACTCAAGCGGTGTTTTGGGAGAAAGCGGACGCGGAACCGTAGACCACTTTAAGCTTCACGGAAGGGTTGATGTTGCAATGGGAACTCTTTCAAAGGCTATCGGTGTTGTAGGCGGTTATGTTGCCGGAAAAAAGGTAACCATCGACTGGCTTAAAAACAGAGGCCGCCCCTTCTTATTCTCGACAGGCCTTCCTCCCGCAGCAGTAGGAGCCGCCATTGAAGCCGTTAAGATGCTCATGGAATCGACCGAACATACGGACAAACTTTGGGCAAATGCCAAGCACTTTAAAGAGGGCTTAGGAAAGCTCGGCTACAATATCGGCCGCAGCGAAACCCCCATCACCCCGATTATCATCGGAGATGAGGCCAAGACCTTGGAATTCTCCAAAAAGCTTTTTGAAAACGGTATGTTCTCAGGCCCCATCGTATTCCCCACAGTTCCCAAGGGAACAGGCCGAGTCCGATGTATGGTTACTGCAGGCCACACCACAGAGCAGCTTGACAGAGCCGTAAAAATTTGTGAAAAAGTCGGCAAAGAAATGGGAATTCTTTAA
- a CDS encoding cytidine/deoxycytidylate deaminase family protein produces MVSTNNNEEKYKRPSWDEYFMDVCRAIAKRATCDRGRSGCVIARDHQILVTGYVGAPTGLPHCDDVGHQFKKLQHEDGSVTQHCVRTVHAEQNAICQAAKRGISIDGATLYCKMTPCRTCAMLIINCGIVRVVAEKRYHDSADTIEMFKKAGIILEHISDSLEEYKGQ; encoded by the coding sequence ATGGTATCAACAAATAACAATGAAGAAAAATATAAGCGCCCTTCATGGGATGAATACTTTATGGATGTTTGCCGAGCGATTGCAAAAAGAGCTACCTGCGACCGCGGCAGGTCCGGCTGTGTTATTGCACGCGATCACCAAATTCTTGTTACCGGCTATGTAGGAGCTCCCACCGGCCTTCCTCATTGCGATGATGTGGGGCACCAATTTAAAAAACTTCAGCACGAGGACGGAAGCGTTACCCAACACTGCGTGAGAACCGTCCATGCAGAACAAAACGCCATCTGTCAGGCAGCAAAACGAGGCATCAGCATAGACGGAGCAACCCTTTACTGCAAGATGACCCCCTGCCGCACTTGCGCCATGCTCATCATTAACTGCGGAATTGTGCGTGTTGTAGCCGAAAAACGCTACCACGATTCAGCCGACACAATCGAAATGTTTAAAAAGGCCGGCATAATCCTAGAACATATTTCCGATTCCCTCGAAGAATACAAGGGGCAGTAG